Proteins found in one Salvia splendens isolate huo1 chromosome 10, SspV2, whole genome shotgun sequence genomic segment:
- the LOC121751358 gene encoding RHOMBOID-like protein 8: MADSPIPKLQTFVEIKSIPPHSFARMSTELSTEELLKEHRIPFPFFRRISERKESTWIISLFVILHLIAFVTTMAVNDCWGNSHAQCAFKQLGRFSFQPLSENPLLGPSASTLDIMGSLRLRYLENDKQLWRLFTSPCLHAGVFHLIISLSSMTFVGIHLEQEFGPLRIGVIYILSALTGSLLAALFLQDRPSVASSGALFGLLGATLSGLIQNWKVYSKKFATLIAFATILLLNFILGLMPLINNFSNIGGFISGFTAGFMLLFKPETRKLHLNRRGIFDYDVKSSIKLERKLDMRTSRIVSLVVLSLLVAGSVVALLQHMNLNKYCAWCKYLDCVPSRWWSCSDQTMECQAMVSAAQLTLTCSINGKYRVLPYANVSHARIEDLCNLLCS; this comes from the exons ATGGCGGATAGTCCGATCCCAAAGCTCCAAACCTTCGTGGAGATCAAGTCGATTCCACCACACTCATTTGCGAGAATGTCGACTGAACTCAGCACGGAAGAGTTGCTCAAGGAGCACAGAATTCCATTCCCCTTTTTCAGGCGGATTTCCGAGAGAAAGGAGAGCACATGGATCATCTCTCTGTTCGTCATCCTGCATTTGATCGCTTTCGTCACAACCATGGCTGTGAATGATTGTTGGGGAAATTCTCACGCTCAGTGTGCCTTCAAGCAACTCGGTAGGTTCTCGTTTCAGCCGCTGTCGGAGAACCCCCTGCTCGGCCCCTCGGCCTCTAC GCTGGACATAATGGGGTCGCTTCGACTAAGGTATCTGGAAAATGATAAACAATTATGGCGTCTTTTCACAAGTCCATGCTTGCATGCAGGCGTTTTCCACCTTATCATCAGCCTCTCTAGCATGACTTTTGTTGGAATTCACTTGGAGCAAGAGTTTGGACCAT TAAGGATTGGAGTTATCTACATACTTTCTGCTCTTACGGGTTCTTTGCTAGCAGCCCTATTTCTACAAGACAGGCCTTCAGTAGCTTCGTCCGGGGCATTATTTGGATTGCTTGGTGCCACGCTATCTGGGCTTATCCAGAATTGGAAAGTTTACTCCAAAAAG TTTGCAACTCTCATTGCCTTTGCCACAATCTTATTGCTAAACTTCATCCTTGGCCTGATGCCACTCATCAACAACTTTTCAAACATTGGAGGATTTATCTCCGGCTTCACTGCTGGTTTCATGCTCCTGTTTAAACCCGAAACGAGGAAACTGCACCTAAACAGAAGAGGCATTTTTGATTATGATGTCAAGAGCTCCATCAAACTTGAGAGGAAGTTGGACATGCGAACTTCAAGGATTGTTTCTCTTGTCGTCCTCAGCCTTCT AGTTGCAGGAAGTGTTGTGGCCCTTCTCCAACACATGAATTTGAACAAATACTGTGCCTGGTGCAAGTACTTGGATTGTGTCCCCTCTAGATGGTGGAGCTGCAGTGACCAAACAATGGAATGCCAG GCAATGGTAAGTGCAGCACAGTTGACTCTGACTTGCTCCATCAATGGCAAGTATAGGGTGCTTCCCTATGCTAATGTTTCACATGCTAGGATTGAAGATCTCTGCAACCTCCTGTGCTCATAG
- the LOC121750265 gene encoding probable serine incorporator has protein sequence MWAASCLASCCAACACDACRTVVSGISRRSARIAYCGLFALSLIVSWILREVAAPLMEKIPWINHFHQTPNREWFETDAVLRVSLGNFLFFTILAIFMIGVKNQKDPRDSLHHGGWMMKIICWCILVILMFFLPNGIVSFYESISKFGSGLFLLVQVVLLLDFVHGWNDKWVGYGEQFWFVALLVVSLVCYVASILFSALLFYLFTPSGVDCGLNTFFIVITLIFVFVFTIVTLHPSVSGSILPSSVISLYCMYLCYTGLASEPRDYECNGLHKHSRAVSTSSLALGLLTTVLSVVYSAVRAGSSTTLLSPPSSPRAGSGKPLLPLDKADEHYEEKEKEKEKEKSVTYSYSFFHLIFSLASMYSAMLLTGWSTSVGESGKLVDVGWPSVWVRIVTGWATAALFIWSLVAPVLFPDREF, from the exons ATGTGGGCTGCTTCATGCCTAGCATCATGCTGCGCTGCCTGCGCTTGCGACGCGTGCCGGACTGTCGTGTCAGGGATCAGTCGGCGCTCGGCTCGCATTGCTTACTGTGGTCTCTTCGCGCTTTCGCTGATTGTCTCGTGGATTCTTCGCGAGGTTGCTGCTCCCCTCATGGAGAAGATTCCTT ggATCAATCATTTTCACCAAACTCCAAATAGAGAGTGGTTTGAGACAGATGCAGTATTGCGAGTGAGCTTGGGAAATTTCTTGTTCTTTACCATCCTTGCTATTTTTATGATTGGTGTGAAGAACCAGAAGGATCCTCGGGATAGTTTGCACCATGGGGGCTGGATGATGAAAATCATTTGCTGGTGCATTTTGGTGATACTGATGTTCTTTCTCCCCAACGGGATCGTGAGCTTCTATG AGTCTATTTCCAAGTTTGGATCGGGTTTGTTCCTTCTTGTTCAAGTTGTACTTCTACTAGATTTTGTTCATGGATGGAATGACAAATGGGTTGGATATGGTGAACAGTTTTG GTTTGTAGCATTGCTTGTGGTCTCACTTGTTTGCTACGTGGCATCCATTTTGTTCTCAGCCCTGCTCTTCTATCTTTTTACCCCATCCGGAGTTGATTGTGGACTCAATACCTTTTTCATTGTGATAACATTGATCTTCGTTTTTGTGTTTACTATTGTCACATTGCATCCATCA GTAAGCGGAAGCATTCTGCCATCTTCGGTTATATCTTTATATTGCATGTACCTCTGCTACACTGGGCTTGCTAGTGAACCTAGGGATTATGAATGCAATGGTCTTCACAAGCACTCTAGAGCAGTTTCAACCAGTAGTCTTGCCCTTGGGTTGCTCACAACAGTTTTATCTGTTGTATATTCTGCTGTCCGAGCAGGATCTTCTACAACGTTGCTTTCTCCTCCAAGCTCTCCAAGAGCAG GTTCTGGGAAGCCATTGCTACCATTGGACAAGGCAGACGAGCATTATgaggagaaagagaaagagaaagagaaagaaaagtctGTCACATACTCGTATTCATTTTTCCACTTGATCTTCTCCCTAGCTAGCATGTATTCTGCCATGCTGCTGACAGGATGGTCGACCTCTGTTGGAGAGAGCGGGAAGTTGGTCGATGTAGGTTGGCCGTCTGTCTGGGTTCGTATTGTAACTGGTTGGGCTACCGCTGCGTTGTTCATCTGGTCCCTAGTTGCACCAGTCCTCTTCCCCGACAGAGAATTCTGA